The Deltaproteobacteria bacterium genome window below encodes:
- a CDS encoding cofactor-independent phosphoglycerate mutase → MKYIILIGDGMADAPIESLGGKTPLESADTPNMDRLAGAGRFGLFRTVPGGFSPGSDVANLSVLGYSPAKYYSGRAPLEAASIGVKLGPSDIAFRCNLVTLIEKDGSTVMGDYSAGHISTEEARDMVLDLDSALSREGVRFYPGTGYRHLMVWSGGSKDLKTVPPHDISDKAIGPHLPKGEGAEKLINLMNLSQDVLKNHPVNAKRVAEGKKPATSIWLWGQGSAPAMPTLKERFGVNGAIISAVDLMKGIGIYAGLEVIKVEGATGYIDTNYKGKADAALKALETRDFICVHIEAPDEAGHNGNLGHKLQAIEDFDSKIVGPVMEGARRLGPFAVMVLPDHPTPIALKTHTSDPVPFVLFRDGDEGSPVKFSEKNAAATGLVIEDCGALAQDFYGRAEKKALS, encoded by the coding sequence ATGAAATACATAATACTCATAGGCGACGGCATGGCCGACGCCCCGATTGAAAGCCTCGGCGGAAAGACCCCGCTCGAGTCAGCTGACACCCCGAACATGGACAGGCTCGCAGGCGCGGGGAGGTTCGGCCTCTTCAGGACAGTGCCCGGCGGCTTCTCGCCGGGGAGCGACGTCGCGAACCTGAGCGTCCTGGGCTACAGCCCGGCGAAGTACTACTCCGGCAGGGCGCCGCTTGAGGCCGCTTCCATTGGCGTGAAGCTCGGCCCCTCGGACATTGCGTTCAGGTGCAACCTCGTGACCCTCATCGAAAAGGACGGCTCGACCGTGATGGGCGACTACAGCGCCGGGCACATCTCGACCGAAGAGGCGAGGGATATGGTGCTCGACCTCGATAGCGCCCTTTCGCGCGAGGGCGTGAGGTTCTATCCGGGCACCGGCTACAGGCACCTAATGGTCTGGAGCGGCGGTTCGAAGGACCTTAAGACCGTGCCCCCCCACGACATCTCCGACAAGGCCATAGGGCCCCATCTCCCGAAAGGCGAGGGGGCCGAGAAGCTCATTAATCTCATGAATCTATCGCAGGATGTGCTTAAGAATCATCCGGTAAACGCCAAAAGGGTCGCGGAAGGCAAGAAGCCCGCGACATCGATCTGGCTCTGGGGGCAGGGGAGCGCGCCTGCCATGCCCACGTTAAAGGAGAGGTTCGGCGTGAACGGCGCGATAATATCCGCAGTTGACCTCATGAAGGGCATAGGCATATACGCCGGGCTCGAAGTGATAAAGGTTGAGGGCGCTACCGGATATATCGACACGAATTACAAAGGCAAGGCCGATGCGGCCTTGAAGGCGCTTGAGACGAGGGATTTCATCTGCGTGCATATCGAGGCGCCGGACGAGGCAGGCCATAACGGGAACCTCGGGCACAAGCTCCAGGCCATAGAGGACTTCGACTCGAAGATAGTCGGCCCGGTGATGGAGGGCGCGCGCCGCTTAGGCCCTTTCGCGGTCATGGTCCTTCCGGACCACCCGACGCCGATAGCTCTTAAGACCCACACCTCGGACCCGGTCCCCTTTGTCCTTTTCAGGGACGGCGACGAGGGGAGCCCCGTTAAGTTCTCGGAAAAGAACGCGGCGGCAACGGGCCTCGTAATAGAGGACTGCGGCGCGCTCGCCCAGGACTTTTACGGAAGGGCCGAGAAAAAGGCGCTCTCCTGA
- the thrC gene encoding threonine synthase: protein MQLTRKGLWGGIIREFRDFLPEVGDSSITTLLEGNTPLVESVNLKDIFGDLRLLLKYEGLNPTGSFKDRGMTMAVSKAREEGAEAIICASTGNTSASAAAYASKAGMKAFVLVPDGSIAMGKLSQAIMHGALVLQIKGSFDDALEIVKEITGGYPVKMVNSINPFRIEGQKTGAFEVCEHLGYAPTYHFLPVGNAGNITAYWKGYKQYYNEGIISNLPKMMGFQAEGASPIVLGRPVEKPETIATAIKIGNPASWDSAVKARDESGGVIEAVSDAEILDAYKLLASREGIFCEPASAASLAGALKLKKEGVLNDGDTVVCTLTGHGLKDPDIALKSSEKPLKVAAETAKILKAMGF from the coding sequence GTGCAGCTAACTAGGAAAGGCCTTTGGGGCGGCATAATAAGGGAGTTCAGGGACTTCCTTCCGGAGGTCGGCGACAGCTCGATAACGACGCTTCTTGAAGGAAATACGCCTCTTGTCGAGAGCGTGAACCTGAAGGACATATTCGGGGACCTGAGGCTACTACTTAAGTACGAGGGCCTCAACCCCACTGGCTCATTCAAGGACCGCGGCATGACAATGGCGGTATCCAAGGCCAGGGAGGAGGGGGCCGAGGCCATAATCTGCGCCTCGACCGGGAACACCTCGGCTTCGGCAGCCGCGTATGCCTCGAAGGCCGGGATGAAGGCGTTCGTCCTCGTGCCGGACGGGTCGATAGCCATGGGGAAACTCTCGCAGGCCATCATGCACGGGGCGCTCGTGCTCCAGATAAAGGGGAGCTTCGATGACGCGCTGGAGATAGTGAAGGAGATAACCGGGGGCTACCCGGTAAAGATGGTAAACTCAATAAACCCCTTCAGGATAGAGGGGCAGAAGACCGGCGCCTTCGAGGTATGCGAGCATCTGGGGTACGCGCCTACATATCACTTTCTCCCGGTCGGGAACGCCGGGAACATAACGGCCTACTGGAAGGGCTACAAGCAGTACTATAACGAAGGCATAATATCGAACCTTCCGAAGATGATGGGCTTCCAGGCCGAGGGCGCGTCCCCGATAGTGCTGGGCCGCCCCGTCGAGAAGCCCGAGACCATCGCGACGGCGATAAAGATAGGGAACCCGGCAAGCTGGGACTCGGCCGTTAAGGCCAGGGACGAGAGCGGCGGCGTGATAGAGGCCGTAAGCGATGCCGAGATACTCGATGCCTACAAGCTCCTCGCCTCGCGCGAAGGCATATTCTGCGAACCCGCGTCCGCGGCGAGCCTCGCGGGGGCGCTGAAGCTCAAGAAGGAAGGCGTCCTGAATGACGGCGACACTGTCGTCTGCACGCTCACCGGGCACGGCTTGAAAGACCCGGACATCGCGCTCAAGTCCTCGGAGAAGCCGCTTAAGGTGGCTGCCGAGACCGCGAAGATACTTAAGGCGATGGGCTTCTGA
- a CDS encoding homoserine dehydrogenase has product MTKTASRENLSGASVARAKSINVGLIGFGTVGTGVVRVLKENADIIAAKLGCELVLKRVADRDLTRDRGVRLADGVLTADARDIINDPDISIVIELVGGTGIAKDFILEAFERGKHVVTANKALLSTHGEEIFGKAAEKGVDIGFEASVGGGIPVIKALREGLAANRVESIYGIINGTANYILSKMTNEGGKFEDVLRRAQEKGYAEADPTYDVEGIDTAHKLAILINLAYGTHIRLEDIYTEGITSISQLDIKFAKEFGYRIKLLAITKSAEGKVEARVHPTMIPAQHPLATIDGAYNGIYLKGNAVGSVLLYGMGAGMMPTASAVVADLMDIARNISTGAVRRVPPLSCPDEEARPVAIRETESVEMPYYIRFLAMDKPGVLSKISGVLGSHNISISSVIQRDRKVGGAVPLVVLTHNALERELRAAVAEISKMDIIHDKIVYIRIEENLGAAN; this is encoded by the coding sequence ATGACGAAGACCGCGTCGAGAGAGAATCTTTCCGGAGCCTCCGTGGCGAGGGCCAAAAGCATAAACGTCGGGCTCATAGGTTTCGGCACTGTGGGCACGGGCGTCGTCAGGGTATTAAAGGAGAACGCCGATATAATAGCCGCGAAGCTCGGCTGCGAGCTCGTGCTTAAGAGGGTGGCCGACAGGGACTTAACGAGGGACAGGGGAGTCAGGCTCGCCGATGGGGTCCTCACAGCCGACGCGAGGGATATAATAAACGACCCTGATATTTCAATCGTCATAGAGCTTGTCGGCGGCACCGGGATAGCAAAGGATTTCATACTCGAGGCCTTCGAGCGGGGCAAGCACGTCGTGACCGCCAATAAGGCCCTCCTTTCGACCCACGGGGAAGAGATATTCGGGAAGGCCGCCGAGAAGGGCGTCGACATCGGCTTCGAGGCGAGTGTCGGGGGCGGCATCCCGGTCATAAAGGCGCTCCGCGAAGGGCTCGCCGCCAACAGGGTAGAGTCCATCTACGGCATAATAAACGGCACCGCGAACTACATCCTCTCCAAGATGACGAACGAGGGCGGGAAATTCGAGGACGTCTTGAGAAGGGCCCAGGAGAAGGGCTATGCCGAAGCGGACCCCACCTATGACGTCGAGGGTATAGATACCGCCCACAAGCTCGCGATACTCATTAACTTAGCCTACGGCACGCATATAAGGCTCGAGGACATCTATACCGAGGGAATTACGAGCATAAGCCAGCTCGATATAAAGTTCGCAAAGGAGTTCGGCTACAGGATAAAGCTCCTGGCCATAACGAAATCCGCGGAAGGCAAGGTGGAAGCCAGGGTGCATCCCACGATGATACCCGCCCAGCACCCGCTCGCGACAATCGACGGCGCCTATAACGGCATATACCTCAAGGGTAACGCCGTGGGGTCGGTCCTCCTATACGGCATGGGCGCTGGCATGATGCCGACCGCGAGCGCGGTCGTGGCGGACCTCATGGACATCGCGAGGAACATCTCTACCGGCGCCGTCCGGCGCGTCCCTCCGCTTTCGTGCCCGGATGAGGAGGCGAGGCCCGTTGCAATACGCGAGACCGAGTCGGTCGAGATGCCCTATTACATACGCTTTCTGGCAATGGACAAACCGGGAGTCCTCTCAAAGATATCCGGCGTCCTCGGAAGCCACAATATAAGCATATCTTCTGTCATACAGAGGGACAGGAAGGTGGGCGGCGCGGTCCCGCTCGTTGTGCTTACGCATAACGCCCTTGAGAGGGAGCTACGCGCCGCGGTCGCGGAAATATCCAAGATGGACATAATACACGACAAGATAGTCTACATAAGGATAGAGGAGAACCTGGGTGCAGCTAACTAG
- the alaC gene encoding alanine transaminase, with protein MEEFHRIKRLPPYVFNIVTELKVEARKRGEDIIDFGMGNPDQPTPRHIVDKLIEAAHNPRNHRYSASRGIYKLRLAIADWYKRRYNVEIDPETEAVATIGSKEGIAHLALAVIGPGDVVFVPNPTYPIHAYSVVIAGGDLRSIPLLPGVDFFDELQKAVKQTWPKPKMLIINYPHNPTTLVVEREFFVKVVDFAKENDLLVVHDLAYADIVFDGYKAPSFLEVPGAKDVGVEFFTLSKSYNMPGWRVGFAVGNRKLVGALTRIKSYLDYGMFQPIQIAGIIALNGPQDCVTEMCSTYESRRNALIESFGKAGWEIEKPKASMFVWAKIPEPFSSMKSLEFSKFLLKKAKVAVSPGVGFGEYGDDYVRLALVENEHRIRQAAKCIKKALEGSAKEAV; from the coding sequence ATGGAAGAGTTCCACAGGATAAAAAGGCTTCCGCCATATGTATTCAACATCGTGACGGAGCTCAAGGTAGAGGCCCGTAAGAGAGGCGAGGACATAATCGACTTCGGGATGGGCAACCCGGACCAGCCCACGCCCAGGCACATAGTCGACAAGCTCATAGAGGCGGCCCACAACCCGAGAAACCACAGGTACTCGGCTTCGAGGGGCATATACAAATTGAGGCTCGCCATAGCCGACTGGTACAAGAGGCGCTATAACGTCGAGATCGACCCCGAGACCGAGGCGGTCGCCACCATCGGCTCCAAGGAGGGCATCGCCCACCTTGCGCTCGCGGTCATAGGCCCGGGAGACGTCGTTTTCGTCCCTAACCCGACATACCCCATACACGCCTATTCGGTCGTCATCGCAGGCGGGGACTTAAGGAGCATACCGCTCCTCCCTGGAGTGGACTTCTTTGACGAGCTCCAGAAGGCCGTGAAGCAGACCTGGCCCAAGCCGAAGATGCTCATAATAAACTACCCTCACAACCCCACTACCCTTGTGGTCGAAAGGGAGTTCTTCGTCAAGGTCGTGGACTTCGCAAAGGAGAACGACCTCCTGGTCGTGCACGACCTGGCCTACGCCGATATAGTCTTCGACGGCTACAAGGCACCGAGCTTTTTGGAGGTGCCTGGCGCCAAGGACGTGGGAGTGGAGTTCTTCACCCTCTCCAAGAGCTACAACATGCCAGGATGGAGGGTGGGTTTTGCGGTCGGCAACAGGAAGCTCGTCGGGGCGCTCACGAGAATAAAGAGCTACCTCGATTACGGGATGTTCCAGCCCATACAGATAGCCGGAATAATAGCCCTTAACGGCCCGCAGGACTGCGTGACCGAGATGTGCAGCACTTACGAATCAAGGAGGAACGCGCTTATAGAGAGCTTCGGGAAGGCCGGCTGGGAGATAGAGAAGCCCAAGGCCAGCATGTTCGTTTGGGCGAAGATACCAGAGCCGTTCAGCTCAATGAAGTCCCTCGAGTTCTCGAAGTTCCTCCTGAAAAAGGCCAAGGTGGCCGTATCGCCTGGTGTTGGCTTCGGCGAGTACGGCGACGATTACGTAAGGCTCGCGCTCGTCGAGAACGAGCACAGGATACGCCAGGCGGCCAAGTGCATAAAGAAGGCCCTGGAGGGCTCGGCAAAAGAGGCCGTATGA
- the lipA gene encoding lipoyl synthase — protein MKRLPPWTKKPIGPLTRLHEVKSILRKRNLHTVCESARCPNIGECFTKPTATFMILGDVCTRHCGFCSVDKGARPVQVDPDEPANIALTARELGLKHVVITSVTRDDLEDGGAGQFALTIKAVKDNISGILVEVLTPDFKGDMEALETVLEARPDIFNHNLETVPSLYPKVRPEAGYERSLKVLREAKRPGIVVKSGIMVGLGETPEEVRALLKDLKSAGCDAVTIGQYLRPTRNSLEVEEYIEPEKFKEYEDFGKSIGIRHVYSGPFVRSSYNAERLLGEIGFEQLQKKAEP, from the coding sequence ATGAAACGCCTTCCGCCCTGGACAAAGAAGCCAATTGGCCCGCTCACAAGGCTTCACGAGGTAAAATCCATACTCCGGAAGAGGAACCTCCACACGGTCTGCGAGTCGGCAAGGTGTCCTAATATCGGGGAATGCTTCACAAAACCGACGGCAACGTTCATGATCCTGGGGGACGTCTGCACCAGGCACTGCGGATTCTGCTCGGTCGATAAGGGCGCAAGGCCCGTTCAGGTGGACCCGGATGAGCCGGCCAATATCGCCCTTACCGCGAGGGAACTCGGCCTTAAGCACGTGGTGATAACGTCTGTCACCAGGGACGACCTCGAAGACGGCGGAGCGGGGCAATTTGCCTTGACAATCAAGGCTGTTAAGGATAACATTTCCGGCATTTTAGTGGAGGTCCTGACCCCTGATTTCAAGGGGGACATGGAGGCGCTTGAGACGGTCCTCGAAGCCCGCCCGGATATCTTCAATCACAACCTCGAGACCGTCCCCTCGCTTTACCCGAAGGTAAGGCCAGAGGCCGGGTACGAGCGTTCCCTTAAGGTGCTCCGGGAAGCGAAACGCCCGGGAATAGTGGTGAAATCCGGCATCATGGTCGGCCTGGGCGAGACCCCGGAAGAAGTAAGGGCCTTATTAAAGGATTTAAAATCCGCCGGGTGCGACGCGGTCACCATAGGGCAGTACCTCCGCCCGACCAGGAATAGCCTCGAGGTAGAGGAATACATCGAGCCTGAAAAATTCAAGGAATACGAGGATTTCGGAAAGAGCATAGGGATAAGACACGTCTATTCCGGGCCGTTCGTGAGAAGCTCCTATAATGCGGAGAGGCTACTGGGAGAAATAGGCTTTGAACAATTGCAGAAAAAAGCAGAACCATAA